The following coding sequences lie in one Leptospira saintgironsiae genomic window:
- a CDS encoding HTH domain-containing protein, which translates to MSDLTWIEAIKQVLDANRQSMHYTEILDKIIERGLREEVGATPANTVYSSIYQDIRTKKKKSEFIKTDTGTFILRKYIDSSSSVDAESKDSNIEDESAGIIKAFGMFWRRDKVHWESNPKIFGRQSFGSTPVDFGDEIGVYVLYDENRPIYVGRAIDQGIGKRIFQHTFDRLSGRWNRFSWFGLKSVSETGKLDQFRKTSLDAEVLIVTMEAILIETLEPGLNRKRGDDFKAVEYLQSEDPKIQNKHIASLLAEIQGKLNG; encoded by the coding sequence ATGTCTGATTTAACTTGGATTGAAGCAATAAAACAAGTGTTAGATGCAAATAGACAATCAATGCATTACACTGAAATTTTAGATAAGATAATTGAAAGAGGGCTACGGGAAGAAGTTGGCGCAACGCCAGCGAATACGGTATATTCTTCTATATATCAGGATATTAGGACAAAGAAGAAAAAATCTGAATTTATTAAAACGGATACTGGAACTTTTATCCTAAGAAAATACATTGATTCAAGTTCTTCAGTAGATGCTGAAAGTAAAGATTCGAACATAGAAGATGAATCTGCGGGAATAATTAAGGCTTTTGGCATGTTTTGGAGACGAGATAAGGTCCACTGGGAGTCTAATCCGAAGATTTTTGGTAGACAATCCTTTGGGTCGACTCCCGTCGATTTCGGAGATGAAATCGGTGTGTATGTTTTATACGATGAAAATAGGCCAATATACGTTGGTAGAGCGATTGATCAAGGAATAGGAAAAAGAATCTTTCAACATACGTTTGATAGATTGAGTGGTCGATGGAATAGATTTTCTTGGTTTGGCCTTAAGTCTGTATCTGAAACTGGAAAGTTGGATCAGTTCAGAAAAACGTCCCTCGATGCAGAAGTTCTGATTGTCACTATGGAAGCTATTTTAATCGAAACTCTCGAGCCGGGGTTAAATAGAAAAAGAGGCGATGATTTTAAAGCAGTTGAATATCTACAAAGTGAAGATCCAAAAATTCAAAATAAACATATTGCTTCACTCTTGGCAGAGATACAGGGCAAACTAAACGGTTAA
- a CDS encoding helix-turn-helix transcriptional regulator, with product MNSHLKIKKHRLAAGLTQEDMDEGDFAVHFRTIQEIENGRTNPNVNTLFRISKRLKVKPKDLFDF from the coding sequence ATCAATTCGCATTTAAAAATAAAGAAACATAGACTTGCTGCCGGATTAACTCAGGAAGATATGGATGAAGGAGATTTCGCTGTTCATTTCAGAACGATTCAAGAAATAGAGAATGGCCGGACTAATCCGAATGTGAATACTTTGTTTCGGATTTCTAAAAGATTGAAAGTGAAGCCTAAGGATTTATTTGATTTTTAA
- a CDS encoding phage neck terminator protein produces the protein MIPATVMTALITKIQNDTSVVLIKYDQNQATYPFGTYRSSSCSVESAYKSIRSSAEKADDPTTIVQTRFEKYQDTYSFNFFDTQSLENARSIAMNVFYWFDFPDNRSFCKELFLIPRLTATVIQDRSTYKDSAWLYQVGFDMRLDYTNEVILEIEKISKIQIEENFGNHTENLEVEV, from the coding sequence ATGATTCCAGCTACAGTGATGACTGCGCTTATTACAAAAATCCAAAATGATACTTCGGTTGTTCTGATTAAATATGATCAAAATCAAGCGACTTACCCATTTGGAACGTATCGGTCTTCTTCCTGTTCTGTAGAATCCGCCTATAAGAGTATCCGATCCAGCGCAGAGAAGGCGGATGATCCAACAACCATAGTACAGACGCGGTTCGAGAAATACCAAGATACATATTCATTCAATTTTTTTGATACACAAAGTCTGGAAAATGCAAGGTCGATTGCGATGAATGTTTTTTACTGGTTCGATTTTCCAGACAATCGGTCTTTTTGTAAAGAACTCTTCCTTATTCCCAGACTTACTGCCACAGTTATTCAAGATCGTAGCACATATAAAGACTCCGCTTGGCTTTACCAAGTTGGTTTCGACATGAGGTTGGATTACACCAATGAAGTGATTTTGGAAATCGAAAAAATTTCCAAAATCCAAATCGAAGAAAATTTCGGAAATCATACTGAAAATCTAGAAGTAGAGGTTTAA
- a CDS encoding DUF3383 family protein — protein sequence MAFINDIVIDITRGTQGLTQKSFRPLILKAGDSSATALTKHIVSDITDVVSAGFASGDDVYKMAAAMLAQSPKPQDIMIAVSPDAIADALDDLRELDDNFYSVCITSRTTADLNVAGTWANSNKKFFFGCSSDPGALTGRNVDREAYLIHNNSPADFPECAWVGQNLPKQPGSVTFKWKRLNGQNASTFTKTQLTTIRTSQGQALQEMSGAIYVNEGTSTSGEFIDIVVGQDWVEDQLQSELLSLFLNNEKIAMDDSGIAQVEGVVRNVLKRAGDAGIVAKATSEDDLKLSDDKIYMSQVFVPRRADLSVTDRANRELKGITFIYYLAGAIHKVNVNGLITV from the coding sequence ATGGCATTTATTAATGATATCGTAATAGATATCACTCGGGGAACCCAAGGGTTAACACAAAAGTCCTTTCGTCCGTTGATTTTAAAAGCGGGCGATAGTTCTGCGACTGCTTTAACTAAACATATCGTTTCAGATATCACTGACGTTGTTTCGGCAGGATTCGCTTCGGGAGACGATGTGTATAAGATGGCTGCGGCTATGCTCGCGCAATCTCCGAAGCCGCAAGATATTATGATTGCGGTTTCTCCTGATGCGATCGCCGATGCGTTAGACGACCTTAGGGAATTGGATGATAATTTTTATTCGGTTTGTATTACATCAAGAACCACTGCAGATTTGAATGTGGCTGGAACTTGGGCTAATTCTAATAAAAAATTCTTCTTCGGCTGTTCTTCCGATCCAGGCGCCCTCACTGGCAGGAATGTGGATCGGGAAGCCTATTTGATCCATAATAATAGCCCCGCCGATTTTCCTGAATGTGCATGGGTGGGGCAAAATTTACCTAAACAGCCGGGATCCGTAACTTTCAAGTGGAAACGATTAAACGGACAAAATGCATCCACGTTCACGAAGACACAATTGACAACGATTAGGACAAGTCAGGGGCAAGCATTGCAGGAAATGTCTGGAGCAATTTACGTAAATGAAGGAACAAGCACTTCCGGAGAGTTTATTGATATAGTCGTCGGACAGGATTGGGTCGAGGATCAATTGCAAAGCGAATTACTTTCCTTATTCTTAAATAATGAAAAGATTGCCATGGATGATTCTGGAATCGCGCAAGTAGAGGGTGTTGTGCGTAATGTATTAAAGAGAGCAGGGGATGCCGGTATTGTCGCTAAAGCGACTTCCGAAGATGATCTAAAGTTATCGGATGATAAGATTTACATGAGCCAAGTTTTTGTTCCAAGGAGAGCTGACCTTTCAGTTACTGATCGTGCCAATCGAGAATTGAAGGGGATTACGTTTATATATTATCTTGCCGGGGCTATCCATAAAGTGAACGTGAATGGCTTAATTACTGTTTAA
- a CDS encoding phage structural protein has translation MATKFLGTYDPNAVTLSISGRLVSGFFDGTFISVKRSDSENYKTHVGARGEVSRTKNNDTSGQITFTLKGTAPDNAFLDLVKQLPNTFPVMVKNNSDGKFVAVASQAWVMTDPDKEFGVEESGVEWVLMCADLNKSHLS, from the coding sequence ATGGCTACGAAATTTTTAGGAACATACGATCCAAATGCAGTTACTCTTTCTATTTCTGGAAGGTTAGTTTCGGGTTTTTTTGACGGAACTTTTATCTCTGTTAAGAGAAGTGATAGTGAGAATTATAAAACGCATGTTGGAGCAAGAGGGGAAGTTTCTCGAACTAAGAATAATGATACTTCTGGGCAGATCACTTTTACTTTAAAGGGAACAGCTCCGGATAACGCATTTTTGGATTTGGTAAAACAGCTGCCGAATACATTTCCAGTTATGGTGAAGAATAATTCGGATGGAAAATTTGTAGCAGTAGCAAGCCAGGCTTGGGTGATGACCGATCCGGATAAGGAGTTCGGTGTGGAAGAGTCAGGTGTCGAATGGGTTCTTATGTGCGCTGATTTGAATAAATCGCATCTATCGTAA
- a CDS encoding LIC12611 family phage tail protein has product MAEEIQINYEFVYLSKGFKEFVRLNTTFKKTSIELKQLGETAKASSKSFKDLSEQYKNIGKFASGVANAFSSLIGTSDANNQLEKQRLLLKHLAGSGYGELQKAIRKTVSLSKNTSSEKSLLEASKAALENKVSIDFVNQSLETFQKISVVTGQSLTDLYKLPESERNKLLAQYTQDQASAMKLQSEFNLVINSGVYVQEQYDNSLLKLQQTLSKALLPAVIPLVDAFSSIVEYFTDATNGSERLQVAFILLESLVTGLAVAASYFGVSLLPPVIVSTLAWASATWAAIAPLLPAIAAGIALGLVIAGITLVIRDLFSWLDGGESVIGKFFMPFSEFKGKVSKWIGEGVDWIRNSFNSLLGFAKTYGKYLVMAIFPVSLIYFYFEDIKKALNSFVDWIANAFSSINWSNLFPSWVLDAAHSLSSLAGVGGGGNSTGVAAGTVRMDGSRASGGIVSAGKSYLVGERGPELFTPGSSGKIIRNGSGSSSVVVQSVVGTLTVNVTGSNEAGAEIKKAVMQALDELSEDILPAKLGLAIT; this is encoded by the coding sequence ATGGCGGAAGAGATCCAAATTAATTACGAGTTTGTCTACCTGAGCAAGGGATTTAAAGAATTTGTCCGCTTGAATACTACTTTTAAAAAAACTTCTATAGAATTAAAACAGTTGGGAGAAACTGCGAAGGCATCTTCAAAAAGTTTTAAGGATTTATCAGAGCAATATAAGAATATTGGAAAATTTGCTTCTGGCGTTGCAAATGCCTTTTCTTCGTTGATTGGAACATCCGATGCGAACAATCAATTGGAAAAGCAAAGGCTTTTATTAAAACATTTGGCCGGAAGTGGTTACGGAGAACTCCAGAAAGCGATTCGAAAAACCGTATCATTGTCGAAGAATACGTCATCAGAAAAATCCCTTTTAGAAGCTAGCAAGGCAGCTTTAGAAAATAAAGTATCCATCGATTTTGTAAATCAATCCCTTGAAACTTTTCAAAAGATTTCCGTTGTAACGGGTCAGAGTCTAACGGATCTCTACAAACTTCCAGAAAGTGAAAGAAATAAACTTCTGGCTCAATATACGCAAGATCAAGCAAGTGCAATGAAGCTACAAAGTGAATTTAATCTAGTGATCAATTCGGGAGTATATGTACAAGAGCAGTATGATAATTCACTATTAAAGTTACAGCAAACTTTGAGTAAGGCTTTACTTCCTGCAGTTATTCCTCTAGTGGATGCATTCTCTTCTATTGTGGAATATTTTACGGATGCTACTAATGGCTCAGAACGTTTGCAAGTGGCTTTTATCCTGTTGGAATCATTGGTAACCGGTTTGGCGGTAGCTGCTAGTTATTTCGGTGTCTCCTTATTGCCTCCTGTAATTGTTTCTACTTTAGCGTGGGCCTCTGCGACTTGGGCTGCAATTGCACCATTACTTCCAGCGATTGCAGCAGGGATAGCTTTGGGCTTAGTCATTGCGGGAATTACTTTGGTTATTCGAGATTTATTTTCCTGGTTGGATGGTGGAGAGTCGGTTATTGGAAAATTCTTTATGCCATTTTCCGAATTTAAAGGAAAAGTTTCTAAATGGATCGGTGAAGGGGTGGATTGGATCCGAAATTCATTTAATTCTCTTTTAGGTTTCGCGAAAACCTACGGAAAGTATTTAGTCATGGCCATCTTTCCGGTTTCACTTATCTATTTTTACTTCGAGGATATTAAAAAAGCTTTAAATAGTTTTGTGGATTGGATTGCAAACGCATTTTCTTCCATTAACTGGAGCAATTTATTCCCTAGTTGGGTTTTGGATGCTGCCCATTCTTTATCCAGTTTAGCTGGAGTGGGAGGAGGGGGAAATTCTACCGGCGTGGCTGCTGGAACTGTTAGGATGGATGGTAGTAGAGCTTCTGGTGGGATAGTATCTGCGGGAAAATCATATTTGGTCGGAGAAAGAGGACCTGAGTTATTCACACCTGGTAGTTCCGGTAAAATTATACGCAATGGATCAGGCAGCAGCTCTGTCGTTGTGCAAAGTGTAGTTGGAACTCTAACAGTTAATGTTACCGGCTCTAACGAAGCCGGGGCTGAGATTAAGAAAGCCGTTATGCAGGCGTTGGATGAGCTTTCCGAAGATATTTTACCTGCTAAACTGGGACTAGCGATTACTTGA
- a CDS encoding phage baseplate protein yields MPALVQRAKSALFGERVQAYLSSSGTDLTLDSTISITKDRSANITSHAIEKGADITDHVADEPIGISLSAVISDADWDPLDPLAFLNKTVRERLDLLYQWMDNKEIVTFYSYDEDIENLIVESVSEEQTVDLGSGRKLSLKLKKINIVEAKKAEVTLKSPVPKTGQAATATKQVSGNAGVGKGVCKGF; encoded by the coding sequence ATGCCTGCTTTAGTCCAAAGAGCTAAAAGTGCCCTATTTGGGGAAAGAGTCCAGGCGTATTTAAGTTCTTCTGGAACGGATTTAACTTTGGATTCAACGATATCTATCACAAAGGACCGATCTGCCAACATAACGAGTCATGCGATCGAAAAAGGGGCCGATATCACTGACCATGTTGCCGACGAACCAATAGGCATTTCTTTAAGTGCTGTTATTTCAGATGCTGATTGGGATCCGTTAGATCCTTTAGCATTTCTTAATAAAACCGTGCGAGAACGTTTGGATCTTTTATATCAGTGGATGGACAATAAGGAGATCGTCACTTTTTATTCTTACGATGAAGACATCGAGAATTTGATCGTCGAATCCGTTTCGGAAGAACAAACGGTAGATCTGGGCAGCGGCCGTAAATTAAGTCTTAAACTTAAAAAAATTAATATAGTCGAAGCGAAGAAAGCGGAAGTAACTTTAAAGTCTCCTGTTCCTAAGACCGGACAGGCTGCGACTGCGACTAAGCAAGTTTCCGGTAATGCCGGCGTCGGAAAGGGTGTTTGTAAAGGATTCTAA
- a CDS encoding phage baseplate plug family protein — MIEVEYLPITASEIPIEKDFTIGATYSFRFLHNERSDFYTCIILNSDEEILFTTKICYARELVDVVVDGLQINRLIIPLNPQEIEQARILQGQVVNKLLFGSDILLILGRLVEV, encoded by the coding sequence ATGATCGAGGTAGAATATCTTCCTATCACTGCAAGTGAGATACCTATAGAAAAGGATTTCACTATTGGGGCAACATATTCTTTTCGATTTTTACATAATGAGAGATCTGATTTTTATACATGCATTATTCTGAACTCTGATGAAGAAATTTTATTTACGACTAAGATTTGTTATGCGAGAGAGCTTGTTGACGTTGTTGTTGATGGTTTGCAGATTAATCGTCTCATTATTCCTTTGAATCCACAAGAGATAGAGCAGGCTAGAATATTGCAAGGACAAGTAGTAAATAAACTTCTCTTTGGAAGCGATATTCTTTTGATTTTAGGCAGGTTGGTCGAGGTATGA
- a CDS encoding phage protein translates to MSKLFNRVAKVNIGGREFSYPPFSIEFTQEQKIGNLQSATLKLYNPAPETVRVFEAKKKGGGKIFPKVTVSAGYKEDSGTVVLGEAINYSVSQSGLDRVLEVQISDSTTKWSTAIVNKSYKKSSASSIIKDACKTVGIDPGEIELGEDKTYESMTIRGFNESIRKIALDTKSEFYFRNGLLTLQPKTSKKKKVTLLNSSSGLLDKPEKTAKGYKIKTLFLYALSVGMIVKIESKEVNITAKIVKGVKNFSTFGDAGCEFEVIPA, encoded by the coding sequence ATGAGCAAACTTTTCAATCGAGTCGCAAAGGTAAATATTGGAGGACGGGAATTCTCATATCCTCCATTTTCAATTGAATTTACTCAAGAACAGAAGATTGGAAATTTACAATCTGCAACTTTGAAATTGTACAATCCCGCACCAGAAACTGTCCGAGTCTTTGAAGCCAAGAAAAAGGGAGGAGGTAAGATCTTTCCTAAGGTTACAGTGAGTGCGGGTTATAAAGAGGATTCAGGTACCGTCGTTCTTGGAGAAGCTATAAATTACTCTGTTTCCCAGAGCGGATTGGACCGGGTCCTGGAGGTTCAGATTTCTGACTCTACCACAAAATGGAGCACAGCAATCGTTAATAAAAGTTATAAGAAATCTTCCGCTTCCTCCATCATTAAGGATGCATGTAAAACTGTGGGTATTGACCCGGGAGAGATTGAACTGGGAGAGGATAAAACTTACGAGTCTATGACAATCAGGGGCTTTAATGAATCTATTCGCAAAATAGCTCTTGATACAAAATCGGAATTCTATTTTAGAAACGGTTTATTAACTCTCCAGCCGAAAACATCAAAAAAAAAGAAAGTTACCTTATTGAACTCATCTTCAGGTCTCTTGGATAAACCGGAAAAGACGGCAAAAGGATATAAAATAAAGACTTTGTTTTTATATGCATTGTCAGTGGGGATGATCGTTAAGATCGAATCGAAGGAAGTAAATATAACTGCAAAGATAGTGAAGGGGGTAAAAAACTTCTCCACATTCGGCGACGCTGGATGTGAGTTTGAGGTAATACCTGCATGA
- a CDS encoding Gp138 family membrane-puncturing spike protein, with protein MESFDASRMRADVLPLVREKNELDEVSNYPVLPGIPVHYVQIGENCFIKPFYQRGDLVWVGFSTFDISNSLGGGGRKQEVRPDSKIFGLENACLLGRIAEQGWSEPTNLIKFENGRLVLKVGSTELSLSEDGVEVTGNLNASGEVSGDVVYETGLSASGSDDGGLSIGEIKAAFNNHIHNTTAPGAPTGTPVSQIQE; from the coding sequence GTGGAATCATTTGATGCCTCTCGTATGAGAGCTGACGTTTTACCGCTTGTGAGGGAAAAAAACGAGTTGGACGAAGTATCGAATTATCCGGTACTTCCTGGAATACCCGTGCATTACGTTCAGATCGGTGAAAATTGTTTTATTAAACCTTTTTACCAAAGAGGTGACCTGGTTTGGGTGGGATTTTCTACATTCGATATTTCTAATAGTCTTGGCGGAGGAGGAAGGAAGCAGGAGGTTCGGCCGGATTCTAAAATTTTCGGTCTGGAAAACGCATGTCTTTTGGGACGTATTGCGGAACAAGGTTGGTCGGAGCCGACGAATCTGATTAAGTTTGAAAATGGAAGATTGGTTTTGAAAGTCGGATCAACGGAACTCTCTTTAAGTGAAGATGGAGTTGAAGTCACCGGTAACTTGAATGCGAGCGGAGAGGTTTCGGGTGACGTAGTATATGAAACCGGTCTATCCGCTTCCGGCTCGGACGATGGAGGTTTATCTATCGGTGAAATCAAGGCCGCCTTTAATAACCACATACACAATACGACTGCGCCAGGTGCGCCGACCGGCACGCCGGTTTCCCAAATTCAGGAGTAG
- a CDS encoding baseplate J/gp47 family protein: protein MAFGVTPQGFVRKSYADILQSLEDRAKLEENFGPEIDLSPYGELGIILQNVAKEFDNVWQGLEDTYYSKFINQAEGIQLDRIVAQGGLSRIPAQRSKVEIKVTGASGSVVPQGFLVQTAQGVQFQMIEDRTITVSSGQLFSFSSVGTGTETIVPASSIIEIVVPMTGIDSVTNPSPSSGGAPIETDAELRQRYKDRSTFGGSSVPAIREAILQVQYVSAVTVYENVMNAVDSSGRPPHSIEIVVAGTPSGSTSEDEYEGNIANAIFYSKPAGIQAFAQNGVSKRTKDVLDANGQTHTMTWSVPIAVDIYVKVQIIKNAEWTTSNEQLIQTRVIQTIGGVDTVGIETTEYPGLDVGADVVGWEIIANLDGIKGIDEVVVYLSKTVNPTSTAKIPIGASEYAQTFNSNIQVVAT from the coding sequence ATGGCTTTTGGAGTTACACCACAAGGATTCGTTCGTAAATCTTATGCAGATATTCTTCAGTCTTTGGAAGATAGGGCTAAATTAGAGGAGAATTTCGGTCCCGAGATTGATCTTTCACCTTACGGGGAATTAGGGATTATTCTTCAAAACGTTGCGAAAGAATTCGACAATGTTTGGCAAGGATTAGAAGACACTTATTATTCTAAATTTATAAATCAGGCAGAAGGAATACAGTTAGATCGGATCGTTGCTCAAGGCGGTCTTTCTAGAATTCCGGCACAAAGATCAAAGGTAGAGATCAAAGTTACCGGAGCGAGTGGATCCGTTGTGCCGCAGGGATTTCTTGTGCAAACTGCGCAAGGAGTTCAATTCCAAATGATAGAAGACCGCACAATTACTGTTAGCTCAGGTCAGCTGTTTTCTTTTAGCAGTGTTGGGACCGGTACTGAAACGATTGTTCCGGCAAGTAGTATTATAGAAATCGTAGTTCCGATGACCGGAATTGATTCCGTTACAAATCCTTCTCCATCTTCTGGCGGGGCCCCTATCGAGACAGATGCAGAATTAAGGCAAAGATATAAGGATCGTTCAACTTTCGGAGGATCTTCCGTTCCGGCAATCCGAGAGGCGATTCTTCAAGTCCAGTATGTTTCTGCGGTAACTGTTTATGAAAACGTAATGAATGCAGTAGATTCTTCCGGGAGACCTCCTCATTCTATCGAGATCGTAGTCGCTGGGACACCTTCAGGTTCTACAAGCGAAGATGAATACGAGGGGAATATTGCAAACGCAATTTTTTATTCCAAGCCGGCTGGAATACAGGCTTTCGCCCAAAACGGTGTTAGCAAAAGGACCAAGGACGTTTTAGATGCCAATGGTCAAACCCACACCATGACATGGTCGGTGCCTATTGCGGTAGACATTTATGTAAAAGTGCAGATTATTAAAAATGCAGAATGGACGACTTCAAACGAACAATTGATCCAAACCAGGGTTATTCAGACTATCGGCGGTGTGGATACTGTCGGAATTGAAACTACAGAGTATCCTGGACTCGATGTAGGAGCTGACGTTGTAGGTTGGGAAATTATTGCGAATTTGGATGGAATTAAAGGAATCGACGAAGTAGTGGTCTACTTAAGTAAAACTGTAAATCCGACTTCGACTGCAAAAATTCCGATAGGTGCATCCGAATATGCCCAGACATTCAATAGTAATATCCAAGTGGTCGCAACATGA
- a CDS encoding sulfite exporter TauE/SafE family protein, with the protein MYFAIPSFAGISIARYFLLPSLPNILISNFGITLTKSIFVMIVFSIIMVFSSWTMIRSGNSFAEESLKPNSISSNFLNIGFKGFTVSIITGFVGARGGFLIIPSLVILLNFPIRKAVGTSLAIIAANSLFGFAISFTSAQNESCPLLLTISVLGIAGMFLGRKLSSGMYERYLKSGFGYLVLIIASLILWDQGGRL; encoded by the coding sequence ATATATTTCGCAATTCCAAGCTTTGCAGGCATTTCTATTGCGAGATATTTCCTTCTACCCTCTCTTCCGAATATCTTAATTTCTAACTTCGGGATCACACTAACAAAATCTATATTTGTGATGATCGTTTTCTCGATCATAATGGTTTTTAGTTCTTGGACCATGATCCGCTCAGGAAATTCATTCGCTGAAGAATCCCTTAAACCTAATTCGATATCGTCTAACTTTTTAAATATTGGCTTCAAAGGATTTACAGTCAGTATAATCACAGGATTTGTAGGAGCAAGAGGAGGATTTCTTATCATTCCTTCTCTCGTAATTCTGCTAAATTTTCCTATAAGAAAAGCCGTAGGCACATCACTTGCTATTATTGCTGCAAATTCACTTTTCGGATTTGCAATCAGTTTTACATCTGCGCAAAACGAAAGTTGTCCATTACTTCTAACTATTAGCGTCTTAGGAATTGCAGGAATGTTTTTAGGACGAAAACTCTCATCCGGAATGTACGAAAGATATTTGAAAAGTGGTTTTGGTTATCTTGTATTAATCATCGCTTCCCTGATCTTATGGGATCAGGGAGGGAGATTGTAG
- a CDS encoding DUF6691 family protein codes for MKYNIGALIVGLLFAIGLGLSGILQPANIIGFLDVFGKWNPTLLFTMAGAVGIHFITYKLIRKRKTPMFSKDWFIPTQQEITPALIIGSLIFGIGWGLGGYCPTVSVTTLTSFETRPLIVFGSIILGMLLFAFIDKKTNLKSKLE; via the coding sequence ATGAAATATAATATTGGAGCGCTGATCGTAGGTTTATTATTCGCAATCGGCTTAGGTCTGTCCGGAATTTTACAACCAGCGAACATCATAGGATTTTTAGATGTATTCGGAAAATGGAATCCTACCCTTCTATTCACAATGGCCGGAGCAGTCGGAATTCATTTCATCACATACAAATTGATACGAAAAAGAAAAACCCCGATGTTCTCAAAGGATTGGTTTATTCCAACTCAGCAAGAAATTACTCCCGCTTTGATCATAGGAAGTTTGATTTTTGGGATCGGATGGGGTCTTGGTGGTTATTGTCCTACAGTCTCAGTCACTACTCTTACAAGTTTTGAAACAAGGCCACTTATCGTTTTTGGCAGTATAATCTTAGGAATGTTACTATTCGCATTTATAGATAAGAAAACGAATCTAAAAAGTAAATTAGAATAA
- a CDS encoding alpha/beta hydrolase encodes MKILKSDFLSKGIRCDGDLLFPEGVKNPPVIIMAHGLAAQKNFGLLPYAKRFVEKNIAVFLFDYRSFGKSDGLPRQNVDPYKHLEDRNAAIAHVRNLNGVNTKKIALWGSSFSGGHVLSTASRDSNIVAVIAQVPFVSAFSSLKMKRFTDIFKSTVFGIYDQIRSYLGLGPHYSKVIGHPGQFAAMNTDESYDGFMSLVGGDPIWENKMTSRGFLKMATYNPGAGAKKIESPVLIMAAKHDSLIPLEAIQKVAEKIHDCKIVIMNCNHFAPYTGAVFKDNIDTHINFMCSHLL; translated from the coding sequence ATGAAAATTCTTAAATCGGACTTTTTGAGCAAAGGAATTCGTTGCGACGGAGATCTTTTATTCCCAGAGGGAGTAAAAAATCCGCCAGTTATTATAATGGCACATGGATTAGCTGCTCAAAAGAATTTTGGATTGCTACCATATGCAAAACGATTCGTAGAAAAAAATATTGCCGTATTTCTTTTTGATTACCGCAGTTTCGGAAAAAGTGACGGCTTGCCTCGTCAGAATGTTGACCCATACAAACATTTGGAAGACCGGAATGCCGCTATCGCTCACGTTAGGAACCTGAACGGGGTTAATACAAAAAAAATTGCTTTATGGGGATCTTCATTTTCTGGCGGACACGTCCTTTCTACTGCATCAAGAGATAGTAATATTGTTGCCGTAATCGCTCAAGTCCCGTTCGTGAGCGCTTTCAGTTCATTAAAAATGAAACGCTTTACAGATATATTTAAATCTACTGTATTTGGAATATACGATCAAATACGTTCGTATCTTGGCTTAGGACCTCATTATTCAAAGGTTATTGGTCATCCTGGGCAATTTGCTGCGATGAATACAGATGAATCTTATGACGGATTCATGTCTTTAGTGGGAGGGGATCCTATTTGGGAAAATAAAATGACCTCCCGAGGATTTCTAAAAATGGCAACCTATAATCCTGGAGCTGGCGCGAAAAAAATCGAATCGCCTGTATTGATAATGGCTGCAAAACATGATTCGTTGATTCCATTAGAAGCGATACAAAAAGTAGCAGAAAAAATTCATGATTGTAAAATCGTCATTATGAATTGCAACCACTTTGCGCCGTATACAGGTGCTGTGTTTAAAGACAACATTGATACGCACATTAACTTTATGTGTAGTCACTTGTTATAA